Proteins encoded by one window of Nicotiana tabacum cultivar K326 chromosome 10, ASM71507v2, whole genome shotgun sequence:
- the LOC107810280 gene encoding putative envelope ADP,ATP carrier protein, chloroplastic — MRKNRPVLVSMDIPSLELSNSTSQTHPPQQWQTKWVGSTGQIGCNFGCISLSENLDNNKGFNNPTTAQLIKHPLAMVALVPRDAALFAAGAIAGAAAKTVTAPLDRIKLLMQTHGLRAGQEAAKKGVGFIEAFALIGKEEGIKGYWKGNLPQVIRIIPYSAVQLFAYENYKKLFQGKDGELSVIGRLAAGACAGMTSTFVTYPLDVLRLRLAVDPGYKTMSEVALKMLKEEGVASFYNGLGPSLIGIAPYIAVNFCVFDLVKKALPEKYQKRTEASLVTGLISATIATLMCYPLDTVRRQMQMRGTPYVTILDAFPGIVARDGLVGLYRGFVPNALKTLPNSSIRLTTFDTVKRLIARSEKELQRIMEENRERQKTES, encoded by the exons ATGAGAAAGAACCGACCCGTTTTAGTATCCATGGACATTCCGAGTCTCGAATTATCCAACAGCACCTCTCAAACTCACCCACCACAACAATGGCAAACCAAATGGGTCGGTTCTACGGGTCAAATTGGGTGCAATTTTGGATGCATCTCGTTATCGGAGAATCTTGATAATAATAAAGGGTTCAATAATCCTACAACAGCTCAGCTTATAAAGCACCCATTAGCTATGGTAGCTTTGGTTCCAAGAGATGCTGCTTTATTTGCTGCTGGTGCTATTGCTGGTGCTGCTGCTAAGACTGTTACTGCTCCCCTTGACCGTATCAAGCTCCTCATGCAG ACACATGGACTAAGAGCTGGACAAGAAGCTGCAAAGAAGGGAGTTGGATTCATTGAG GCATTTGCATTGATTGGGAAGGAGGAAGGGATCAAAGGATACTGGAAAGGCAACCTTCCACAG GTGATACGGATCATACCTTATAGTGCAGTGCAGCTGTTTGCTTATGAAAATTACAAG AAACTATTTCAAGGAAAGGATGGGGAGCTTTCTGTCATTGGAAGACTAGCAGCAGGTGCTTGTGCTGGCATGACTTCGACTTTT GTAACCTACCCATTAGATGTCCTCAGATTGAGATTAGCAGTAGACCCTGGGTATAAGACGATGAGTGAG GTTGCTTTAAAAATGCTGAAAGAGGAAGGCGTTGCATCCTTTTATAATGGTCTTGGGCCCTCTCTTATTGGAATAGCACCATATATCGCTGTGAACTTTTGTGTTTTTGACTT GGTGAAGAAAGCTTTGCCAGAGAAATATCAGAAacgaactgaagcatctctggtTACAGGTTTGATTTCCGCAACTATTGCCACGCTAATGTGCTATCCATTGGACACAGTGAGAAGGCAAATGCAAATGAGGGGTACACCTTATGTGACAATTTTGGATGCCTTCCCAG GTATAGTGGCGCGTGATGGTTTAGTTGGATTATACAGGGGGTTTGTTCCCAATGCGCTGAAAACTCTCCCTAATAGCAG CATTAGGCTTACCACTTTTGACACTGTTAAGCGTTTGATAGCGAGAAGTGAGAAAGAGCTCCAAAGAATTATGGAGGAAAACCGCGAGAGACAAAAGACAGAATCCTAG